A single window of Oreochromis aureus strain Israel breed Guangdong linkage group 5, ZZ_aureus, whole genome shotgun sequence DNA harbors:
- the eif4enif1 gene encoding eukaryotic translation initiation factor 4E transporter isoform X1, translating to MEKDACVEPKNGDAAVDQPKPAATAPYRYTKEELLEIKALPISNERPECLSEKYDSDGVWDPEKWHASLYPTSERSSPVEGFKKDYMDDRVPLKRRIPDPRERLKEDDLDVVLSPQRRSFGGGCQGNAALHIRRPISPLENKENDTLRMGGSRRIGSGRIIAARAFEREARAEKERERDLKDKRFRRDFGDKRVFSERRRNDSYAEDEPEWFTEGPTSQSETIELIGFDDKILEDDKRKSKRSRKRTESLKEVVECNGGQPEEQDVGLQSTADQEVPHTDVLPEPSAGDFDFNEFFNLEKTMPGLASMIEDVLGEGPVSASRFSQWFSSNQSPCSRSSSLRSTPHEELEKLAGLEPRCTSPSRGNASYFAPIQSSECKEKVDILELLHKAKVDLKPLLSTLSANKARLRDSTNSGVVLSLEEVEGEMKGMRLDSEPQMRKVPPAERGNGTPFMAEHLEEALTGGLSARPRSRDTDMSAFNKLVSSMKASGTLPPHPKTNTNTQQTADQAVVTLPDAQVPAQQQKNIFQELLGVRSGSPTQFGNLLSSAEAPVTSAPLRGLLHKGPSPPLFPQRAPSPEYFNSRLQPPAGFPVGPQPMLPEQFADIHRSISPGSAAQQQMRALSIPINQADLEALAFQQDLALHAHHQFQSGYKQPQDKSFRNRPQRVNRSPGPGSQPAGRNSPGSTVTSMLSPSFTPTSVIRKMYATKEKSKDEPSNRPETKDDSAAHSHDGSSSPNLYLEAVDGNVAQSGGVKTSSQTLSSKEQERLRPGSTGHHTPAMVPPGPSSSFPRPVYPVPLLSHVPMVRPPPQLHPVVQRMLAQGIQPQQLGPALVQAGIFPPHDLAQLQGLPPALLGQPLYPLSATGHPLLPPRASTQMQLAAMQQQLQQQQRPIHPSVPGSQSQSQGPHRTNGSQRHGGSPPLGLAKWFGSDVLEQPLPSMPAKVISVDELEFRP from the exons ATGGAGAAAGATGCCTGTGTAGAGCCTAAGAATGGTGACGCTGCTGTCGACCAGCCTAAGCCGGCAGCCACAGCTCCTTACAGATACACTAAG GAGGAGCTTTTGGAAATCAAAGCGCTGCCAATCTCCAATGAAAGGCCTGAATGTCTCTCTGAGAAATATGACAG tGATGGTGTCTGGGACCCTGAGAAATGGCATGCCTCACTATATCCCACTTCAGAGCGAAGCTCACCTGTGGAAGGTTTTAAGAAGGACTACATGGATGACAGAGTTCCATTAAAACGAAGAATCCCAG ATCCCCGTGAGCGGTTAAAGGAGGATGACCTGGATGTAGTACTGAGCCCACAGCGACGTAGCTTTGGAGGTGGATGTCAGGGCAATGCTGCCCTTCATATCCGTCGCCCAATCAGCCCcttggaaaacaaagaaaatgacacTCTACGTATGGGAGGGTCACGCAGAATTGGCAGTGGACGCATAATTGCTGCCCGTGCCTTTGAGAGAGAAGCTCGTGCAGAGAAGGAGCGTGAGAGAGACTTGAAGGATAAAAGATTCAGG AGAGATTTTGGTGACAAGCGTGTGTTTAGCGAAAGGAGGAGGAATGACTCGTATGCAGAAGACGAGCCAGAGTGGTTCACGGAGGGTCCCACCAGCCAGTCAGAGACAATTGAGCTTATTGGATTTGATGACAAAATCCTGGAAGATGATAAACGCAAATCTAAGCGTTCAAGGAAGCGGACAGAATCTTTGAAAGAAG TAGTGGAATGTAATGGCGGACAGCCTGAGGAGCAAGATGTGGGTTTGCAGTCGACAGCTGATCAGGAAGTTCCCCACACTGATGTTCTGCCAGAGCCTTCAGCTGGTGACTTCGACTTCAATGAATTCTTCAATCTAGAGAAGACCATGCCAGGACTGGCCTCT ATGATAGAGGATGTTTTGGGAGAGGGCCCTGTGTCAGCTAGCCGCTTCAGCCAGTGGTTCTCTAGTAACCAGAGTCCATGCAGCCGGTCCAGCAGCTTGAGGTCAACTCCTCATGAAGAGTTGGAGAAACTTGCTG GGCTTGAGCCACGTTGCACGTCCCCCAGCCGAGGCAATGCCTCATATTTTGCACCTATTCAGTCTTCTGAATGCAAGGAGAAGGTGGACATCCTGGAGCTGCTGCATAAGGCCAAAGTAGACCTGAAACCTCTGCTTTCTACACTCTCTGCCAATAAGGCTCGGCTTCGGGACAGCA CTAATTCTGGAGTTGTACTCTCattggaggaggtggagggagaAATGAAGGGAATGAGGCTAGACTCGGAACCACAGATGCGAAAGGTGCCACCTGCCGAGAGAGGAAATGGAACGCCCTTCATGGCTGAACATTTAGAAGAGGCTTTAACTGGCGGGTTGAGTGCCCGTCCGCGCTCACGTGACACAGACATGTCAGCCTTTAATAAACTGGTCAGCAGCATGAAGGCAAGTGGAACTCTGCCACCTCACCCCAAAACCAACACCAACACT CAGCAAACTGCAGATCAAGCTGTGGTGACACTGCCTGATGCCCAAGTACCtgcacagcaacaaaaaaatatattccag GAGCTCTTGGGAGTTCGTAGTGGCTCCCCAACGCAGTTTGGCAATCTGCTGAGCAGCGCTGAGGCCCCAGTGACTTCTGCACCTCTACGTGGCCTACTACACAAGGGCCCTTCACCCCCTCTTTTTCCACAGAGGGCACCCTCACCTGAATACTTCAATAGTCGGTTGCAACCCCCTGCAG GATTTCCTGTTGGTCCTCAGCCCATGCTACCAGAACAGTTTGCTGATATACACAGGTCAATCAGTCCTGGATCTGCTGCACAGCAACAG ATGAGGGCGCTCTCTATTCCTATTAACCAAGCAGACTTGGAAGCGCTGGCATTCCAGCAGGATCTTGCTCTCCATGCCCACCACCAATTCCAATCTGGTTACAAACAGCCACAAGACAAGTCTTTCCGAAatag acCACAGCGTGTTAATCGTTCCCCTGGACCAGGCTCTCAGCCTGCTGGAAGAAACTCTCCAGGAAGTACTGTCACCAGTATG TTGTCCCCTTCATTTACGCCCACATCTGTGATCCGCAAAATGTATGCAACAAAAGAGAAGAGCAAAGATGAACCTTCAAATCGCCCAGAGACCAAGGACGACTCGGCAGCACATTCTCACGATG GCAGCAGCTCCCCAAATCTATACCTGGAAGCAGTGGATGGTAATGTAGCTCAGTCAGGGGGAGTAAAGACCAGCTCACAGACGTTGTCTAGCAAAGAACAAGAGCGCCTCAGGCCTGGCTCTACTGGACACCATACACCCGCCATGGTACCTCCAGGACCATCCTCATCTTTCCCTCGTCCTGTCTACCCAGTACCGCTGCTATCCCACGTACCTATGGTGCGCCCTCCTCCCCAGCTCCACCCTGTGGTGCAACGTATGCTGGCGCAGGGTATCCAGCCCCAGCAGTTAGGACCTGCTCTTGTGCAAGCAG GTATATTTCCGCCACATGACCTTGCACAACTTCAAGGCTTGCCTCCTGCCCTGCTCGGACAACCACTGTACCCACTAAGTGCAACTGGGCATCCACTTCTACCTCCCAGAGCCAGTACTCAAATGCAGTTAGCAGCAATGCAACAACAACTTCAACAACAGCAACGACCAA TACATCCCAGTGTCCCTGGCTCTCAGTCACAGAGCCAAGGCCCCCACCGGACGAATGGCTCCCAGCGACATGGCGGCAGCCCCCCTCTAGGCCTCGCCAAGTGGTTTGGATCAGATGTACTAGAACAGCCACTCCCCTCTATGCCAGCCAAGGTCATAAGTGTAGATGAGTTAGAGTTCCGGCCataa
- the eif4enif1 gene encoding eukaryotic translation initiation factor 4E transporter isoform X4, giving the protein MEKDACVEPKNGDAAVDQPKPAATAPYRYTKEELLEIKALPISNERPECLSEKYDSDGVWDPEKWHASLYPTSERSSPVEGFKKDYMDDRVPLKRRIPDPRERLKEDDLDVVLSPQRRSFGGGCQGNAALHIRRPISPLENKENDTLRMGGSRRIGSGRIIAARAFEREARAEKERERDLKDKRFRRDFGDKRVFSERRRNDSYAEDEPEWFTEGPTSQSETIELIGFDDKILEDDKRKSKRSRKRTESLKEVVECNGGQPEEQDVGLQSTADQEVPHTDVLPEPSAGDFDFNEFFNLEKTMPGLASMIEDVLGEGPVSASRFSQWFSSNQSPCSRSSSLRSTPHEELEKLAGLEPRCTSPSRGNASYFAPIQSSECKEKVDILELLHKAKVDLKPLLSTLSANKARLRDSTNSGVVLSLEEVEGEMKGMRLDSEPQMRKVPPAERGNGTPFMAEHLEEALTGGLSARPRSRDTDMSAFNKLVSSMKQTADQAVVTLPDAQVPAQQQKNIFQELLGVRSGSPTQFGNLLSSAEAPVTSAPLRGLLHKGPSPPLFPQRAPSPEYFNSRLQPPAGFPVGPQPMLPEQFADIHRSISPGSAAQQQMRALSIPINQADLEALAFQQDLALHAHHQFQSGYKQPQDKSFRNRPQRVNRSPGPGSQPAGRNSPGSTVTSMLSPSFTPTSVIRKMYATKEKSKDEPSNRPETKDDSAAHSHDGSSSPNLYLEAVDGNVAQSGGVKTSSQTLSSKEQERLRPGSTGHHTPAMVPPGPSSSFPRPVYPVPLLSHVPMVRPPPQLHPVVQRMLAQGIQPQQLGPALVQAGIFPPHDLAQLQGLPPALLGQPLYPLSATGHPLLPPRASTQMQLAAMQQQLQQQQRPIHPSVPGSQSQSQGPHRTNGSQRHGGSPPLGLAKWFGSDVLEQPLPSMPAKVISVDELEFRP; this is encoded by the exons ATGGAGAAAGATGCCTGTGTAGAGCCTAAGAATGGTGACGCTGCTGTCGACCAGCCTAAGCCGGCAGCCACAGCTCCTTACAGATACACTAAG GAGGAGCTTTTGGAAATCAAAGCGCTGCCAATCTCCAATGAAAGGCCTGAATGTCTCTCTGAGAAATATGACAG tGATGGTGTCTGGGACCCTGAGAAATGGCATGCCTCACTATATCCCACTTCAGAGCGAAGCTCACCTGTGGAAGGTTTTAAGAAGGACTACATGGATGACAGAGTTCCATTAAAACGAAGAATCCCAG ATCCCCGTGAGCGGTTAAAGGAGGATGACCTGGATGTAGTACTGAGCCCACAGCGACGTAGCTTTGGAGGTGGATGTCAGGGCAATGCTGCCCTTCATATCCGTCGCCCAATCAGCCCcttggaaaacaaagaaaatgacacTCTACGTATGGGAGGGTCACGCAGAATTGGCAGTGGACGCATAATTGCTGCCCGTGCCTTTGAGAGAGAAGCTCGTGCAGAGAAGGAGCGTGAGAGAGACTTGAAGGATAAAAGATTCAGG AGAGATTTTGGTGACAAGCGTGTGTTTAGCGAAAGGAGGAGGAATGACTCGTATGCAGAAGACGAGCCAGAGTGGTTCACGGAGGGTCCCACCAGCCAGTCAGAGACAATTGAGCTTATTGGATTTGATGACAAAATCCTGGAAGATGATAAACGCAAATCTAAGCGTTCAAGGAAGCGGACAGAATCTTTGAAAGAAG TAGTGGAATGTAATGGCGGACAGCCTGAGGAGCAAGATGTGGGTTTGCAGTCGACAGCTGATCAGGAAGTTCCCCACACTGATGTTCTGCCAGAGCCTTCAGCTGGTGACTTCGACTTCAATGAATTCTTCAATCTAGAGAAGACCATGCCAGGACTGGCCTCT ATGATAGAGGATGTTTTGGGAGAGGGCCCTGTGTCAGCTAGCCGCTTCAGCCAGTGGTTCTCTAGTAACCAGAGTCCATGCAGCCGGTCCAGCAGCTTGAGGTCAACTCCTCATGAAGAGTTGGAGAAACTTGCTG GGCTTGAGCCACGTTGCACGTCCCCCAGCCGAGGCAATGCCTCATATTTTGCACCTATTCAGTCTTCTGAATGCAAGGAGAAGGTGGACATCCTGGAGCTGCTGCATAAGGCCAAAGTAGACCTGAAACCTCTGCTTTCTACACTCTCTGCCAATAAGGCTCGGCTTCGGGACAGCA CTAATTCTGGAGTTGTACTCTCattggaggaggtggagggagaAATGAAGGGAATGAGGCTAGACTCGGAACCACAGATGCGAAAGGTGCCACCTGCCGAGAGAGGAAATGGAACGCCCTTCATGGCTGAACATTTAGAAGAGGCTTTAACTGGCGGGTTGAGTGCCCGTCCGCGCTCACGTGACACAGACATGTCAGCCTTTAATAAACTGGTCAGCAGCATGAAG CAAACTGCAGATCAAGCTGTGGTGACACTGCCTGATGCCCAAGTACCtgcacagcaacaaaaaaatatattccag GAGCTCTTGGGAGTTCGTAGTGGCTCCCCAACGCAGTTTGGCAATCTGCTGAGCAGCGCTGAGGCCCCAGTGACTTCTGCACCTCTACGTGGCCTACTACACAAGGGCCCTTCACCCCCTCTTTTTCCACAGAGGGCACCCTCACCTGAATACTTCAATAGTCGGTTGCAACCCCCTGCAG GATTTCCTGTTGGTCCTCAGCCCATGCTACCAGAACAGTTTGCTGATATACACAGGTCAATCAGTCCTGGATCTGCTGCACAGCAACAG ATGAGGGCGCTCTCTATTCCTATTAACCAAGCAGACTTGGAAGCGCTGGCATTCCAGCAGGATCTTGCTCTCCATGCCCACCACCAATTCCAATCTGGTTACAAACAGCCACAAGACAAGTCTTTCCGAAatag acCACAGCGTGTTAATCGTTCCCCTGGACCAGGCTCTCAGCCTGCTGGAAGAAACTCTCCAGGAAGTACTGTCACCAGTATG TTGTCCCCTTCATTTACGCCCACATCTGTGATCCGCAAAATGTATGCAACAAAAGAGAAGAGCAAAGATGAACCTTCAAATCGCCCAGAGACCAAGGACGACTCGGCAGCACATTCTCACGATG GCAGCAGCTCCCCAAATCTATACCTGGAAGCAGTGGATGGTAATGTAGCTCAGTCAGGGGGAGTAAAGACCAGCTCACAGACGTTGTCTAGCAAAGAACAAGAGCGCCTCAGGCCTGGCTCTACTGGACACCATACACCCGCCATGGTACCTCCAGGACCATCCTCATCTTTCCCTCGTCCTGTCTACCCAGTACCGCTGCTATCCCACGTACCTATGGTGCGCCCTCCTCCCCAGCTCCACCCTGTGGTGCAACGTATGCTGGCGCAGGGTATCCAGCCCCAGCAGTTAGGACCTGCTCTTGTGCAAGCAG GTATATTTCCGCCACATGACCTTGCACAACTTCAAGGCTTGCCTCCTGCCCTGCTCGGACAACCACTGTACCCACTAAGTGCAACTGGGCATCCACTTCTACCTCCCAGAGCCAGTACTCAAATGCAGTTAGCAGCAATGCAACAACAACTTCAACAACAGCAACGACCAA TACATCCCAGTGTCCCTGGCTCTCAGTCACAGAGCCAAGGCCCCCACCGGACGAATGGCTCCCAGCGACATGGCGGCAGCCCCCCTCTAGGCCTCGCCAAGTGGTTTGGATCAGATGTACTAGAACAGCCACTCCCCTCTATGCCAGCCAAGGTCATAAGTGTAGATGAGTTAGAGTTCCGGCCataa
- the eif4enif1 gene encoding eukaryotic translation initiation factor 4E transporter isoform X5, producing the protein MEKDACVEPKNGDAAVDQPKPAATAPYRYTKEELLEIKALPISNERPECLSEKYDSDGVWDPEKWHASLYPTSERSSPVEGFKKDYMDDRVPLKRRIPDPRERLKEDDLDVVLSPQRRSFGGGCQGNAALHIRRPISPLENKENDTLRMGGSRRIGSGRIIAARAFEREARAEKERERDLKDKRFRRDFGDKRVFSERRRNDSYAEDEPEWFTEGPTSQSETIELIGFDDKILEDDKRKSKRSRKRTESLKEVVECNGGQPEEQDVGLQSTADQEVPHTDVLPEPSAGDFDFNEFFNLEKTMPGLASMIEDVLGEGPVSASRFSQWFSSNQSPCSRSSSLRSTPHEELEKLAANSGVVLSLEEVEGEMKGMRLDSEPQMRKVPPAERGNGTPFMAEHLEEALTGGLSARPRSRDTDMSAFNKLVSSMKASGTLPPHPKTNTNTQQTADQAVVTLPDAQVPAQQQKNIFQELLGVRSGSPTQFGNLLSSAEAPVTSAPLRGLLHKGPSPPLFPQRAPSPEYFNSRLQPPAGFPVGPQPMLPEQFADIHRSISPGSAAQQQMRALSIPINQADLEALAFQQDLALHAHHQFQSGYKQPQDKSFRNRPQRVNRSPGPGSQPAGRNSPGSTVTSMLSPSFTPTSVIRKMYATKEKSKDEPSNRPETKDDSAAHSHDGSSSPNLYLEAVDGNVAQSGGVKTSSQTLSSKEQERLRPGSTGHHTPAMVPPGPSSSFPRPVYPVPLLSHVPMVRPPPQLHPVVQRMLAQGIQPQQLGPALVQAGIFPPHDLAQLQGLPPALLGQPLYPLSATGHPLLPPRASTQMQLAAMQQQLQQQQRPIHPSVPGSQSQSQGPHRTNGSQRHGGSPPLGLAKWFGSDVLEQPLPSMPAKVISVDELEFRP; encoded by the exons ATGGAGAAAGATGCCTGTGTAGAGCCTAAGAATGGTGACGCTGCTGTCGACCAGCCTAAGCCGGCAGCCACAGCTCCTTACAGATACACTAAG GAGGAGCTTTTGGAAATCAAAGCGCTGCCAATCTCCAATGAAAGGCCTGAATGTCTCTCTGAGAAATATGACAG tGATGGTGTCTGGGACCCTGAGAAATGGCATGCCTCACTATATCCCACTTCAGAGCGAAGCTCACCTGTGGAAGGTTTTAAGAAGGACTACATGGATGACAGAGTTCCATTAAAACGAAGAATCCCAG ATCCCCGTGAGCGGTTAAAGGAGGATGACCTGGATGTAGTACTGAGCCCACAGCGACGTAGCTTTGGAGGTGGATGTCAGGGCAATGCTGCCCTTCATATCCGTCGCCCAATCAGCCCcttggaaaacaaagaaaatgacacTCTACGTATGGGAGGGTCACGCAGAATTGGCAGTGGACGCATAATTGCTGCCCGTGCCTTTGAGAGAGAAGCTCGTGCAGAGAAGGAGCGTGAGAGAGACTTGAAGGATAAAAGATTCAGG AGAGATTTTGGTGACAAGCGTGTGTTTAGCGAAAGGAGGAGGAATGACTCGTATGCAGAAGACGAGCCAGAGTGGTTCACGGAGGGTCCCACCAGCCAGTCAGAGACAATTGAGCTTATTGGATTTGATGACAAAATCCTGGAAGATGATAAACGCAAATCTAAGCGTTCAAGGAAGCGGACAGAATCTTTGAAAGAAG TAGTGGAATGTAATGGCGGACAGCCTGAGGAGCAAGATGTGGGTTTGCAGTCGACAGCTGATCAGGAAGTTCCCCACACTGATGTTCTGCCAGAGCCTTCAGCTGGTGACTTCGACTTCAATGAATTCTTCAATCTAGAGAAGACCATGCCAGGACTGGCCTCT ATGATAGAGGATGTTTTGGGAGAGGGCCCTGTGTCAGCTAGCCGCTTCAGCCAGTGGTTCTCTAGTAACCAGAGTCCATGCAGCCGGTCCAGCAGCTTGAGGTCAACTCCTCATGAAGAGTTGGAGAAACTTGCTG CTAATTCTGGAGTTGTACTCTCattggaggaggtggagggagaAATGAAGGGAATGAGGCTAGACTCGGAACCACAGATGCGAAAGGTGCCACCTGCCGAGAGAGGAAATGGAACGCCCTTCATGGCTGAACATTTAGAAGAGGCTTTAACTGGCGGGTTGAGTGCCCGTCCGCGCTCACGTGACACAGACATGTCAGCCTTTAATAAACTGGTCAGCAGCATGAAGGCAAGTGGAACTCTGCCACCTCACCCCAAAACCAACACCAACACT CAGCAAACTGCAGATCAAGCTGTGGTGACACTGCCTGATGCCCAAGTACCtgcacagcaacaaaaaaatatattccag GAGCTCTTGGGAGTTCGTAGTGGCTCCCCAACGCAGTTTGGCAATCTGCTGAGCAGCGCTGAGGCCCCAGTGACTTCTGCACCTCTACGTGGCCTACTACACAAGGGCCCTTCACCCCCTCTTTTTCCACAGAGGGCACCCTCACCTGAATACTTCAATAGTCGGTTGCAACCCCCTGCAG GATTTCCTGTTGGTCCTCAGCCCATGCTACCAGAACAGTTTGCTGATATACACAGGTCAATCAGTCCTGGATCTGCTGCACAGCAACAG ATGAGGGCGCTCTCTATTCCTATTAACCAAGCAGACTTGGAAGCGCTGGCATTCCAGCAGGATCTTGCTCTCCATGCCCACCACCAATTCCAATCTGGTTACAAACAGCCACAAGACAAGTCTTTCCGAAatag acCACAGCGTGTTAATCGTTCCCCTGGACCAGGCTCTCAGCCTGCTGGAAGAAACTCTCCAGGAAGTACTGTCACCAGTATG TTGTCCCCTTCATTTACGCCCACATCTGTGATCCGCAAAATGTATGCAACAAAAGAGAAGAGCAAAGATGAACCTTCAAATCGCCCAGAGACCAAGGACGACTCGGCAGCACATTCTCACGATG GCAGCAGCTCCCCAAATCTATACCTGGAAGCAGTGGATGGTAATGTAGCTCAGTCAGGGGGAGTAAAGACCAGCTCACAGACGTTGTCTAGCAAAGAACAAGAGCGCCTCAGGCCTGGCTCTACTGGACACCATACACCCGCCATGGTACCTCCAGGACCATCCTCATCTTTCCCTCGTCCTGTCTACCCAGTACCGCTGCTATCCCACGTACCTATGGTGCGCCCTCCTCCCCAGCTCCACCCTGTGGTGCAACGTATGCTGGCGCAGGGTATCCAGCCCCAGCAGTTAGGACCTGCTCTTGTGCAAGCAG GTATATTTCCGCCACATGACCTTGCACAACTTCAAGGCTTGCCTCCTGCCCTGCTCGGACAACCACTGTACCCACTAAGTGCAACTGGGCATCCACTTCTACCTCCCAGAGCCAGTACTCAAATGCAGTTAGCAGCAATGCAACAACAACTTCAACAACAGCAACGACCAA TACATCCCAGTGTCCCTGGCTCTCAGTCACAGAGCCAAGGCCCCCACCGGACGAATGGCTCCCAGCGACATGGCGGCAGCCCCCCTCTAGGCCTCGCCAAGTGGTTTGGATCAGATGTACTAGAACAGCCACTCCCCTCTATGCCAGCCAAGGTCATAAGTGTAGATGAGTTAGAGTTCCGGCCataa